In Dehalococcoidia bacterium, the following proteins share a genomic window:
- the secG gene encoding preprotein translocase subunit SecG — MQTTLAIAEILVSVLLILTVLLQVRGQGTGLFASAESTFRVRRGLERVLFQFTIVLVVLFLLISILSVRLAE; from the coding sequence GTGCAAACGACCCTAGCCATTGCTGAAATTTTGGTCTCGGTCCTGCTTATCCTCACTGTGCTCCTGCAGGTGCGGGGCCAAGGCACAGGCCTGTTCGCTTCGGCGGAGTCCACTTTTCGGGTGCGGCGGGGACTGGAGCGGGTGTTGTTCCAGTTCACCATCGTTTTAGTGGTGCTGTTTTTGCTCATCTCTATCCTTAGTGTGCGCTTGGCAGAGTAA
- a CDS encoding guanylate kinase, with amino-acid sequence MADDFLAQTLLQTCYQPKPLLVVLSGPSGAGKDTILARMRELGRPYHFVVTATTRPKRPHEQEGVDYFFLSQEEFERIRARQGFLEWAQVYGHYYGVPREQVRQALQAGRDVLMRVDVQGAATLRRLVPQAVFIFVTPPSLAELERRLYQRGADTPEALQRRLQTARQEMASLPLFDYLVLNENGRVDEAVAAVEAIICAEKRRIPHRQVQV; translated from the coding sequence GTGGCTGACGACTTCCTGGCCCAGACCCTTCTGCAGACCTGTTACCAACCCAAACCCCTCCTGGTGGTGCTCTCGGGCCCGTCTGGAGCCGGCAAAGACACCATCCTGGCCCGCATGCGGGAACTGGGGCGCCCCTACCACTTTGTTGTAACAGCCACCACGCGTCCCAAACGGCCCCATGAGCAGGAGGGGGTGGATTACTTCTTCCTATCCCAGGAGGAGTTTGAGCGTATCCGCGCCCGACAGGGCTTCCTGGAATGGGCGCAGGTGTATGGGCATTACTACGGGGTGCCGCGGGAGCAGGTGCGCCAGGCCCTGCAAGCGGGGCGGGATGTGCTGATGCGGGTGGATGTGCAGGGGGCGGCCACCCTGCGCCGTCTGGTGCCCCAGGCGGTGTTCATCTTCGTTACACCCCCCTCCCTGGCGGAACTGGAGCGCCGGCTGTATCAGCGGGGTGCGGATACCCCGGAAGCCTTGCAACGCCGTCTGCAGACCGCTCGCCAAGAGATGGCTTCTCTCCCCTTGTTTGACTACCTGGTCCTCAATGAGAACGGGCGCGTGGACGAGGCGGTGGCTGCCGTGGAGGCCATTATCTGCGCTGAGAAACGCCGTATTCCCCATCGCCAGGTGCAGGTGTAG
- the aroA gene encoding 3-phosphoshikimate 1-carboxyvinyltransferase produces the protein MRQIVSPPLRLEGEITPPGDKSISHRVAIFNGLARGTARITNYAPGQDCASTLACLGALGVEIDKADPTSLTIQGRAGALQEPADVLNAGNSGTTMRLLAGVLAGQPFLSILTGDRSLRSRPMDRVITPLRAMGAQIWGRNGDSLAPLAIRGGNLQGIIYTLPVASAQVKSCILLAGLFAQGETVVVEPAPTRDHTERLFQVMGAAILRDGLTVRLKPGVLTAKDVVVPGDISSAAFWLVAGACHPQGRITVHGVGVNPTRTGILDALRQMGARLEMANLREEGGEPVADITVSTSTLEAIEVKGALVPRLIDELPVLAVAACYARGTTLIRDAQELRVKESDRIATMVRELRRMGADIEELPDGMRIRGPRPLKGAVCRSYGDHRVAMALAVAGLLARGETTILGAECAAVSYPTFWKHLALLTGAQGRG, from the coding sequence ATGCGCCAGATTGTTTCTCCCCCGTTGCGCCTGGAGGGTGAGATCACCCCCCCAGGGGATAAATCTATTTCCCATCGGGTCGCTATCTTCAACGGCTTGGCTCGGGGCACGGCACGCATCACCAACTATGCCCCCGGCCAGGACTGCGCCTCCACCCTGGCGTGCCTGGGGGCGCTAGGCGTAGAGATAGACAAGGCCGACCCCACCTCCTTGACTATTCAGGGGCGCGCCGGCGCCCTGCAGGAGCCGGCCGATGTGCTCAATGCCGGCAACAGCGGCACCACGATGCGCCTGCTGGCAGGGGTGCTGGCCGGCCAGCCGTTCCTGAGTATCCTCACCGGCGACCGTTCCCTGCGCTCCCGTCCTATGGATCGCGTCATTACCCCCCTCCGCGCTATGGGAGCACAGATCTGGGGGCGCAACGGCGACAGCTTGGCCCCCCTGGCCATTCGGGGAGGCAATCTGCAAGGCATCATCTACACCCTGCCCGTGGCCAGCGCCCAGGTCAAATCGTGCATCCTGCTGGCCGGCCTCTTCGCCCAGGGGGAGACAGTGGTGGTGGAGCCCGCCCCCACCCGCGACCATACGGAGCGCCTGTTCCAGGTCATGGGGGCCGCCATTTTGCGGGACGGCCTCACCGTGCGCCTGAAGCCGGGTGTTTTGACCGCAAAAGATGTGGTCGTGCCGGGGGACATCTCCTCGGCGGCCTTCTGGCTCGTGGCGGGGGCCTGCCATCCCCAGGGGCGTATTACCGTGCACGGTGTGGGGGTCAACCCCACCCGCACGGGCATCCTGGACGCCCTGCGCCAGATGGGTGCCCGCCTGGAGATGGCCAACCTGCGGGAAGAGGGAGGCGAGCCGGTGGCGGACATCACGGTCTCCACCAGCACCCTTGAGGCTATAGAGGTCAAGGGCGCTTTGGTGCCCCGTCTGATTGACGAACTCCCTGTTTTGGCCGTTGCGGCCTGTTATGCCCGAGGCACCACCCTCATTCGGGATGCCCAGGAGCTGCGGGTGAAGGAGTCCGACCGTATCGCCACGATGGTACGGGAGCTCCGACGGATGGGGGCAGATATAGAGGAACTGCCCGACGGCATGCGTATCCGCGGGCCGCGGCCCTTGAAGGGGGCGGTGTGCCGCAGTTATGGCGACCATCGGGTTGCTATGGCATTGGCGGTGGCGGGGTTGCTGGCCCGCGGCGAGACCACCATCTTGGGGGCCGAGTGTGCCGCCGTCTCCTATCCCACTTTTTGGAAGCACCTGGCGCTACTGACCGGAGCACAGGGGCGTGGCTGA
- a CDS encoding prephenate dehydrogenase/arogenate dehydrogenase family protein yields MERIAIIGLGLIGTSLGLALKQAKLPKVEIVGHDKDPHHASRAHKRGAVDKTHYNLHATIEGARMVIIATPVMAIRDVLETIAASVAPGTIITDTGSTKGQVLQWAQELLPDTVSFVGGHPLGGKEESGPDAATPDLFRGVPYCIIPGKGANPDAVKSVAGLAETIGATPFFIDAYEHDSYVAAVSHLPFLLSIALVGVTTRSPGWREMSKVASTGYRDITRLASGDPQMHRDICLTNRDGIVHWLDEFIKGLYELRNLVKDSATAPDALEKAFITAWQERAKWLAGVTPGQKEGPSLPTASDAMLSLFVGERLAKRMRELQERERGKDKTPYPGSRP; encoded by the coding sequence GTGGAGCGTATCGCTATCATCGGCCTGGGGCTGATTGGCACATCCCTGGGGCTGGCCCTGAAGCAGGCCAAACTGCCCAAAGTGGAAATTGTGGGGCACGATAAGGACCCCCACCACGCCTCCCGCGCCCATAAACGGGGGGCCGTCGACAAGACGCATTACAACCTGCACGCCACCATTGAAGGGGCGCGGATGGTCATCATCGCAACCCCCGTGATGGCCATTCGGGATGTGCTGGAAACCATCGCAGCCAGTGTCGCCCCCGGCACCATCATCACCGACACGGGGAGCACCAAAGGCCAGGTGCTCCAATGGGCCCAGGAATTGTTGCCCGATACCGTCTCCTTCGTGGGAGGGCATCCCCTGGGAGGGAAAGAGGAGAGCGGCCCCGACGCCGCCACCCCCGACCTGTTTAGGGGCGTCCCCTATTGCATCATCCCCGGCAAGGGGGCCAACCCCGATGCCGTCAAGAGTGTGGCAGGTTTGGCCGAAACCATCGGGGCGACCCCCTTCTTCATTGACGCCTACGAGCACGACTCCTATGTGGCAGCGGTGAGCCACCTGCCCTTCTTGCTCTCTATAGCCCTGGTGGGGGTTACCACGCGCAGCCCCGGTTGGCGGGAGATGAGCAAGGTCGCCTCCACTGGCTATCGCGACATCACCCGCCTAGCCTCGGGCGACCCCCAAATGCACCGGGATATCTGCCTCACCAACCGCGACGGTATCGTGCACTGGCTAGACGAGTTCATCAAAGGGCTATACGAGTTGCGCAATCTGGTGAAGGACAGCGCCACCGCCCCCGACGCCCTGGAGAAAGCGTTCATCACCGCCTGGCAGGAGCGGGCCAAATGGTTGGCGGGGGTAACCCCTGGCCAAAAGGAGGGGCCTTCTCTCCCCACCGCCTCGGATGCCATGCTCTCCCTGTTCGTGGGAGAACGGTTGGCCAAGCGGATGCGCGAACTGCAGGAGCGGGAGCGAGGCAAGGACAAGACCCCCTATCCGGGAAGCCGTCCATAA
- a CDS encoding YifB family Mg chelatase-like AAA ATPase produces the protein MLAKLCTSAVLGLDGLVVWVEVDIAPGLPSFTVVGLADTAVQEARERVRAAIRNSGCEFPLRRITVNLAPADLKKEGPSYDLPIAVGILLASGQVGGAVDGMAFLGELSLDGSLRRTAGVLPMVGVLKEAGITRVVVPQEDAREAGLVPGVEVLPAANLSQVVRHLRGEQPLRPFHPTETYASGEAVAPSVDMAHIKGQEHAKRALEIAATGGHNLLMIGPPGSGKTLLARALVGILPPLTPEESLECTRIHSVSGLLPPDKPLVTQRPFRSPHYTISHAGMVGGGRWPRPGEITLAHRGVLFLDELPEFPGHVLEALRQPLEDRVVTISRAQGSVTFPANFMLVAAMNPCPCGYAGDGARPCTCPPGAIVRYQRRLSGPLLDRIDLFVTVRRVDYEKLVDPTPGEASEVIRRRVAEARRVQQGRYKGTSMLTNADLGPVDVWAMADPEPEARTLLMAAARKENLTARGFHRILKVARTIADLAGAERVGLVHMAEALQYRPRGLG, from the coding sequence ATGCTGGCCAAGCTCTGCACCAGCGCTGTGCTGGGACTGGACGGCCTGGTGGTATGGGTGGAAGTGGACATCGCCCCTGGGTTGCCCTCGTTCACTGTGGTGGGATTGGCCGACACGGCCGTGCAGGAGGCGCGCGAGAGGGTGCGGGCGGCCATCCGCAACTCGGGGTGCGAGTTCCCTCTGCGCCGGATCACTGTGAACCTGGCCCCTGCCGATTTGAAAAAGGAGGGGCCCTCCTATGACCTCCCCATTGCTGTGGGAATCCTGCTGGCTTCGGGGCAGGTGGGAGGGGCTGTGGACGGGATGGCCTTCCTGGGGGAACTGTCCCTGGATGGGAGCCTGCGTCGCACTGCCGGCGTCCTGCCCATGGTGGGGGTGTTAAAGGAGGCCGGTATCACCCGCGTGGTGGTGCCCCAGGAGGATGCCCGGGAGGCGGGCTTGGTGCCGGGGGTGGAGGTGCTGCCCGCCGCCAACTTGAGCCAGGTCGTCCGCCATCTGCGGGGGGAGCAACCGCTTCGTCCGTTTCACCCCACGGAGACGTATGCGTCTGGTGAGGCGGTTGCCCCGTCCGTGGATATGGCCCACATCAAGGGACAGGAGCACGCCAAGCGGGCTTTGGAAATTGCCGCGACGGGGGGCCACAACCTCCTGATGATCGGTCCCCCGGGAAGCGGCAAGACCCTTCTGGCTCGTGCGCTGGTGGGCATCCTCCCTCCCCTGACGCCCGAGGAAAGCCTGGAGTGCACACGCATTCACAGTGTCAGCGGGCTGCTGCCCCCCGACAAACCGTTGGTTACCCAGCGCCCTTTCCGCTCCCCCCATTACACCATCTCCCACGCCGGCATGGTGGGCGGGGGACGCTGGCCGCGCCCCGGCGAGATCACTTTGGCCCATCGGGGGGTGCTGTTCCTGGACGAGTTGCCCGAGTTCCCGGGTCACGTCTTAGAGGCGTTGCGGCAGCCTTTGGAGGACCGGGTGGTAACCATTAGCCGTGCCCAGGGGAGCGTGACCTTCCCTGCCAACTTCATGCTGGTGGCAGCCATGAACCCCTGCCCGTGTGGCTACGCAGGGGATGGGGCGCGGCCGTGCACCTGTCCCCCGGGGGCAATTGTGCGCTATCAGAGGCGTCTGTCAGGTCCCCTGCTAGACCGCATCGACCTCTTCGTAACGGTGCGTCGGGTGGATTACGAAAAACTGGTGGATCCGACGCCAGGGGAGGCCTCTGAGGTGATACGACGCCGTGTGGCTGAAGCACGGCGGGTGCAACAGGGACGTTATAAGGGCACATCCATGCTCACCAATGCAGACTTGGGGCCTGTGGATGTGTGGGCGATGGCGGACCCAGAGCCGGAGGCCCGCACCCTGCTGATGGCGGCGGCGCGCAAGGAGAACCTGACGGCGCGCGGGTTTCACCGCATATTGAAGGTGGCGCGCACCATTGCGGATCTCGCTGGGGCAGAGCGGGTGGGGTTGGTGCACATGGCCGAAGCCTTGCAGTATCGGCCGCGAGGATTAGGGTAG
- a CDS encoding peptidylprolyl isomerase has protein sequence MQIDPSKRYQAVITTTEGDIVVDLFPQEAPKTVNNFVFLARQGFYDGVRFHRIIRGFMIQTGDPTSTGAGGPGYTFEDEPVRRDYTPGIVAMANAGPNTNGSQFFIMHGFAPLPKAYTIFGQVVQGMEVVDRIANTPVTAGPGGEVSRPLRDVRIVRITIREG, from the coding sequence ATGCAGATCGACCCCTCCAAGCGCTACCAGGCTGTCATCACGACGACCGAGGGGGACATTGTGGTAGACCTGTTCCCCCAAGAGGCCCCCAAGACGGTCAATAACTTCGTGTTCCTGGCGCGCCAGGGGTTCTACGACGGGGTCAGGTTCCATCGTATCATTAGGGGGTTTATGATCCAGACAGGAGATCCCACCAGCACAGGCGCGGGCGGCCCCGGATATACCTTTGAGGACGAGCCTGTGCGTCGGGATTACACGCCGGGCATTGTGGCTATGGCCAACGCCGGTCCCAACACCAACGGAAGCCAGTTCTTCATTATGCATGGTTTCGCTCCCCTTCCCAAGGCTTACACCATTTTCGGCCAGGTGGTGCAGGGGATGGAGGTGGTGGACCGCATCGCCAATACACCCGTCACGGCTGGCCCCGGGGGTGAGGTGTCGCGCCCCCTGCGGGATGTGCGCATTGTAAGGATTACCATCCGCGAAGGATGA
- a CDS encoding glutaredoxin family protein has protein sequence MQCKRTKEFLSSKGVAFEVRDVKNDPQAREELMRLGYRRVPVTVVGDQAVEGFNKAKLEQLLGLRQ, from the coding sequence TTGCAGTGCAAGCGAACGAAAGAGTTTCTTTCGTCTAAAGGTGTCGCCTTTGAGGTGCGGGATGTGAAAAACGATCCCCAGGCACGTGAGGAGCTCATGCGCTTGGGCTATCGGAGGGTGCCCGTGACGGTGGTGGGCGACCAGGCGGTGGAGGGGTTCAACAAGGCGAAGTTGGAGCAGTTGTTGGGTTTGCGCCAGTAG
- a CDS encoding trehalase family glycosidase, giving the protein MNAVYRRIRSQAQALLLSNRRQGYDRRSRRTYRYTCPSPGRYRWQWFWDSCFHAIVLSHWDLEQAKAELVSLVSLQEGDGFIGHVLYWGPKRLLEPWAYLQSSPSLRPRHTRYIQPPVLAQAVKTVFQRSGDRAFLREMVPPLDRYYRWLARERDPDGDGLISIISPYESGLDHKPAYDPLLGIRNPRPPSRTAVEWRYRLTDLVNLVLRFSARRAAQWGRFEVEDVLVNAIYAQGLYAVADLHRALGESRAAEQWRAQAQRVEQAILTKCYDPSTEAYFDLAGRAEKPLRTLTITALFPLILPSIPPERVRRQVERHVKDPQAFWAPYPLPTVSMAEPSFAPDMDWLLWRGPTWMNTNWFLVKALRRHGYRDEADAITEKSVALVEREGFREFYNPLTGKGMGAHDFGWTTLVVDMVEGGEDGL; this is encoded by the coding sequence ATGAACGCAGTCTATCGGCGCATACGCTCGCAGGCCCAAGCCCTCCTCCTGTCCAATCGCCGCCAGGGCTATGACCGCCGCTCCCGCCGAACTTATCGCTACACCTGCCCCTCCCCTGGCCGTTATCGGTGGCAGTGGTTCTGGGACTCCTGTTTCCACGCCATCGTCCTCTCCCATTGGGACTTGGAGCAGGCCAAGGCCGAACTGGTCTCCCTGGTCTCCTTGCAAGAGGGGGACGGTTTCATCGGGCATGTGCTCTACTGGGGGCCCAAGCGGTTGCTAGAACCCTGGGCATACCTGCAAAGCAGTCCCTCCCTGCGCCCCCGCCATACCCGCTACATCCAGCCTCCTGTGTTGGCCCAGGCCGTGAAGACGGTTTTCCAGCGCAGTGGAGATAGGGCATTCCTGCGGGAGATGGTGCCCCCGCTGGACCGCTACTACCGCTGGCTGGCCCGCGAGCGGGACCCGGATGGCGACGGCCTCATCAGCATCATCTCCCCCTACGAATCGGGGTTGGATCACAAGCCCGCCTATGACCCTTTGCTGGGCATCCGCAATCCCCGTCCCCCCAGCCGCACCGCGGTGGAGTGGCGCTACCGCCTCACCGACCTGGTGAACCTGGTGCTCAGGTTCTCCGCACGGCGCGCTGCGCAGTGGGGGCGTTTTGAAGTGGAGGATGTGCTGGTCAACGCTATCTACGCCCAGGGCCTTTACGCCGTGGCTGACCTGCACCGCGCCTTGGGGGAATCCCGCGCGGCGGAGCAGTGGCGGGCCCAGGCCCAGCGAGTGGAGCAAGCCATTCTCACAAAGTGCTATGATCCCTCTACCGAAGCCTATTTTGACTTGGCGGGCCGTGCAGAGAAACCTTTGCGCACCCTTACCATTACCGCACTGTTCCCCCTTATTCTCCCCTCCATTCCCCCGGAGCGCGTGCGCCGTCAGGTCGAGCGCCACGTGAAAGACCCCCAAGCCTTCTGGGCACCCTATCCATTGCCCACGGTGAGCATGGCCGAACCCTCCTTTGCCCCCGATATGGATTGGCTCCTGTGGCGGGGGCCGACTTGGATGAATACCAACTGGTTCCTGGTCAAAGCCCTCCGTCGCCACGGCTATCGAGACGAGGCCGATGCCATCACGGAAAAGTCCGTAGCCCTGGTGGAGCGGGAGGGCTTCCGTGAGTTTTACAACCCCCTCACGGGGAAAGGTATGGGGGCCCACGACTTTGGCTGGACGACCTTGGTGGTGGATATGGTGGAGGGCGGGGAGGACGGCCTCTAG
- a CDS encoding methionine synthase, producing MTRGLLTTAVGSYPKSEALQQARNKVARGEMSLEDLERLEREATAFWIRAQEDLGMDILVDGEQYRGDMVTYFSENMEGFKISGLVRSYGNRYYRKPIAVGPVGRRGPITVKWWQYAQSLTSKPVKGMLTGPYTMADWSFNEYYPTFTDFVLAMAQVVREEAFDLVKAGAKYIQIDEPAVSTRPEEMELASRALGIVTKGLDCIVITHMCYGDFAAVFDQLVRLPVHVLDLEMANSNYDLLELFRKHPTDKILSMGVIDVHTHRIETVDQVKAGIRKGLEIFPPERLWIDPDCGLKTRTTQEALAKLRVMVTAVQEIKAELGIP from the coding sequence ATGACCCGAGGGCTCCTCACCACCGCCGTGGGCAGTTACCCCAAGTCGGAGGCCCTTCAGCAGGCCCGCAATAAGGTGGCCCGGGGCGAGATGAGCTTGGAGGACCTGGAACGCCTGGAGCGCGAGGCCACCGCTTTCTGGATTCGCGCCCAGGAGGACCTGGGCATGGACATCCTGGTGGACGGGGAGCAATACCGGGGTGATATGGTTACCTATTTCTCCGAGAACATGGAGGGGTTCAAAATCAGCGGGCTGGTGCGCTCCTACGGCAACCGCTACTACCGCAAACCCATCGCCGTTGGCCCTGTGGGGCGGCGCGGCCCCATCACCGTCAAGTGGTGGCAGTACGCCCAAAGCCTTACCAGCAAGCCCGTCAAAGGTATGCTCACCGGCCCCTACACCATGGCCGATTGGTCATTCAATGAGTATTATCCCACCTTCACCGACTTTGTCCTGGCGATGGCCCAGGTGGTGCGGGAGGAGGCGTTCGACCTGGTGAAGGCGGGCGCCAAATACATCCAGATAGATGAACCCGCCGTCTCCACACGCCCCGAGGAGATGGAACTGGCCTCCCGAGCCTTGGGGATCGTGACCAAGGGCCTGGATTGCATCGTCATCACCCATATGTGCTATGGGGATTTCGCCGCCGTCTTTGACCAACTGGTCCGCTTGCCGGTGCACGTCCTGGATTTGGAGATGGCCAACAGTAACTATGACCTCCTGGAACTGTTCCGCAAGCACCCCACAGACAAAATCCTGTCCATGGGGGTGATTGATGTGCACACCCACCGCATTGAGACGGTGGACCAAGTCAAGGCGGGCATTCGGAAAGGCCTGGAAATTTTCCCGCCGGAGCGCCTATGGATTGACCCCGATTGCGGACTGAAGACCCGCACCACCCAGGAGGCCCTGGCAAAGTTGCGGGTGATGGTTACAGCCGTCCAAGAGATCAAAGCCGAGTTGGGCATACCCTAA
- a CDS encoding methylcobamide--CoM methyltransferase, translating into MLTTVVGHYPKIGGRSRAPNLRTAIANYDAGKISLEELHRVEDEVTKEVLAEQAQAGIDLLTDGQIRWEDGQTYFARRIGGFSINGLVRYFDTNTYYRQPVAEKRLSWQGPISVRDYQFARQHSPKPVKPVVTGPYTLARLSLYPAYPDLETFVLHLADILNQELLTLQAENPPLIQVDEPAILKWKDDFPLFQKAMQRLTRGVTVPLALQTWFRDLNGLYPDFFRLPFQVFGLDFVLGKANYTIIRSFPSDKILGLGCVDARNTKLETVDDVVDCVRRVKPLVGLDRLYLSPSCGLEYLPRDRAYEKLVRLVDGARKAQEVLA; encoded by the coding sequence GTGCTGACCACTGTGGTGGGCCACTACCCGAAGATCGGCGGGCGCAGCCGCGCCCCCAACCTACGCACCGCCATCGCCAACTACGACGCGGGCAAAATCTCCCTGGAGGAGTTGCACCGGGTTGAGGACGAGGTGACCAAAGAGGTGCTGGCGGAACAGGCCCAGGCGGGTATTGACCTGCTCACCGATGGCCAAATCCGCTGGGAGGATGGCCAAACCTACTTCGCCCGCCGCATTGGGGGCTTCAGTATCAACGGATTGGTGCGCTACTTTGATACCAACACCTACTACCGCCAACCCGTAGCCGAAAAGCGTCTGTCGTGGCAAGGCCCTATCAGCGTCCGTGACTATCAGTTTGCTCGTCAGCACAGCCCCAAGCCCGTCAAACCTGTGGTCACCGGCCCTTACACCCTGGCCCGCCTCTCCCTGTATCCCGCCTATCCTGATCTGGAGACCTTTGTGCTCCACCTGGCCGACATCCTTAACCAGGAACTCCTGACCCTTCAGGCCGAGAATCCCCCCCTCATCCAAGTGGATGAGCCCGCCATCCTCAAATGGAAGGACGACTTCCCCCTTTTCCAGAAGGCCATGCAACGCTTGACGCGGGGTGTTACCGTTCCGTTGGCGCTGCAAACATGGTTTCGTGATCTCAACGGCCTGTATCCCGACTTCTTCCGCCTGCCTTTCCAGGTGTTTGGTCTGGACTTTGTGCTGGGAAAGGCGAACTACACGATCATCCGCTCCTTCCCCTCGGATAAGATTTTGGGGCTGGGGTGTGTGGATGCCCGCAACACCAAACTGGAAACGGTGGACGACGTGGTGGACTGTGTGCGGCGGGTAAAGCCCCTGGTGGGGCTGGATCGCCTCTATCTGTCGCCGTCGTGTGGATTGGAATACTTACCTCGTGACCGGGCGTACGAGAAACTGGTGCGCCTGGTGGACGGGGCGCGCAAGGCCCAGGAGGTGCTGGCATGA
- a CDS encoding DUF4392 domain-containing protein: protein MSSQVWMTIEDIILDQDRRGVSALRPYLPRHFCTQAAAFILAHPGTVFLATGFYIVTAGAPETDGPPGAVVLGNALEALGYRVVYVSDKYCVPILRGLASPSARVEEFPITTPQESQAFAQRLLETYQPALLISTERCSLTRQGVYRNMRGVDITPYTARLDYLFLAHPASVGVGDGGNEIGMGKVAEIIPTVPTLPKDPAATPTTHLVIASVSNWGCYGLVGALSALVGRNLLPTPEEEMERIRATVRLGAVDGISGRPEPSVDSFPLEVHGQIVLRLHRLLEARGMPR, encoded by the coding sequence GTGAGTAGCCAGGTGTGGATGACCATTGAGGACATCATCTTAGACCAGGACCGGAGGGGGGTGTCGGCTCTGCGCCCCTACCTCCCCCGCCACTTTTGCACCCAGGCAGCGGCCTTCATCCTGGCCCATCCGGGAACGGTTTTTCTTGCTACAGGCTTCTACATCGTGACGGCCGGCGCGCCGGAGACCGATGGCCCCCCGGGGGCAGTGGTGTTGGGGAACGCCTTGGAGGCGCTAGGCTATCGGGTGGTGTATGTCTCCGACAAGTATTGTGTGCCCATTCTGCGGGGGCTGGCGTCGCCGTCTGCACGAGTGGAGGAGTTCCCGATCACCACACCTCAGGAGAGCCAGGCCTTTGCCCAGCGCCTTCTGGAAACCTATCAGCCCGCACTGCTAATCTCCACCGAGCGGTGTAGTCTCACCCGCCAGGGTGTGTACCGCAATATGCGGGGGGTAGACATCACCCCCTACACGGCGCGCCTGGATTACCTGTTTTTGGCCCATCCCGCCAGCGTGGGAGTGGGGGACGGCGGTAACGAAATCGGGATGGGGAAGGTGGCCGAAATTATCCCCACTGTCCCCACGCTGCCGAAGGACCCCGCTGCCACACCCACCACCCACCTGGTCATCGCCAGCGTCTCCAACTGGGGGTGCTATGGGCTCGTGGGGGCATTGTCGGCTCTGGTGGGGCGCAACCTTTTGCCCACCCCGGAGGAGGAGATGGAGCGCATCCGGGCCACAGTGCGCCTGGGCGCCGTGGACGGCATAAGCGGTCGCCCTGAGCCGTCAGTGGACTCCTTCCCCTTAGAGGTGCATGGCCAAATTGTTCTCCGTTTGCACCGTCTGCTGGAGGCACGAGGGATGCCCCGCTAG